One Micromonospora sp. FIMYZ51 genomic window carries:
- a CDS encoding helix-turn-helix transcriptional regulator — translation MTGPVADRLRAVQRADPDLAGVAYRHPRRQATVHDGPPPARRAGRRRLELLPERARPEVLRRWRIRQRLTQTQVAGLLQVPPGRVARWERGEDVMPVEMLARLGVDAGWMEAGK, via the coding sequence ATGACCGGGCCAGTAGCTGACCGTCTGCGTGCCGTACAGCGCGCGGACCCGGATTTGGCTGGTGTCGCCTACCGGCATCCGCGCCGCCAAGCGACCGTGCACGACGGGCCGCCACCCGCCCGGCGGGCAGGCAGACGCCGCCTGGAACTTCTGCCCGAACGTGCACGGCCGGAGGTGCTGCGGCGGTGGCGTATCCGGCAGCGGCTCACACAGACGCAGGTGGCCGGATTGTTGCAGGTGCCGCCGGGTCGGGTGGCGCGGTGGGAGCGCGGCGAGGACGTGATGCCGGTGGAGATGCTGGCCCGCCTGGGTGTGGACGCAGGATGGATGGAGGCAGGCAAATGA
- a CDS encoding replicative DNA helicase produces MHTETQPAQQRGDRAPSYDTSAEQVVIGILLSDPNAPRAVEALLTDEDFYSPKHAELFRTIMQAASDGTPTEPIAIAAVLADRGDLERLGGALYLNECVSKVPLAAQLGWYANRITVCAQRRAYEQTGVQLVNAATSPSRDVDDLAALAHSLLEKAQPRNRQLKMTDLGSLINPGLDEIEARGKRPPGISTGYHDVDQMLGGLRPKQLATVAGATSMGKSVALIDMARHIAIRLRLNAAYFTFEMSNGDVFDRVLSAESGVPFRLIRDGQLEERDWQRVASKIGPMSNAPLFLTDKAPMTVANIKDHCKRQQDGPGLDVVFVDHMHLVSPSNPRIVDRTAIMADVSPALKLLAMELDVPVVAAAQLNRGPSARPDKLPELTDLKGSSSIEQDSDVVILLHRPDYYDHDSPRRGEVDFIFGKNRNGEKGVVTLAAQLHLSRFVDMAIA; encoded by the coding sequence GTGCACACCGAAACCCAGCCAGCACAGCAGCGCGGGGACCGTGCCCCCTCCTACGACACCAGCGCCGAACAGGTGGTCATCGGGATCCTGCTGTCCGACCCGAACGCACCCCGCGCTGTGGAAGCGCTACTCACCGACGAAGACTTCTACAGCCCGAAACACGCCGAACTGTTCCGCACGATCATGCAGGCGGCATCCGACGGCACCCCCACCGAGCCGATCGCCATCGCGGCGGTACTCGCCGACCGGGGCGACCTCGAACGGCTCGGCGGCGCCCTCTACCTCAACGAGTGCGTGTCGAAAGTGCCGCTGGCCGCCCAACTCGGCTGGTACGCCAACCGCATCACCGTATGCGCGCAGCGACGCGCGTACGAGCAGACCGGCGTGCAGTTGGTCAACGCCGCCACCTCACCCAGCCGGGATGTGGACGACCTGGCGGCGCTCGCCCATTCGCTGCTTGAGAAGGCGCAGCCCCGCAACCGCCAGTTGAAGATGACCGACCTGGGGTCGCTCATCAACCCCGGCCTGGATGAGATCGAGGCTCGCGGGAAGCGTCCGCCGGGCATCAGCACCGGCTACCACGACGTGGATCAGATGCTGGGCGGCCTGCGACCGAAGCAACTCGCCACCGTGGCGGGTGCGACCAGCATGGGCAAGAGCGTCGCCCTGATCGACATGGCCCGCCACATCGCGATCAGGCTGCGGCTCAACGCCGCCTACTTCACCTTCGAAATGTCGAACGGTGACGTGTTCGACCGGGTCCTGTCCGCCGAGTCGGGGGTTCCGTTCCGGCTCATCCGCGACGGGCAGTTGGAGGAACGGGACTGGCAGCGGGTAGCCAGCAAGATCGGGCCGATGTCGAATGCGCCGCTGTTCCTGACCGACAAAGCCCCGATGACGGTGGCGAACATCAAGGACCACTGCAAGCGGCAGCAGGACGGCCCCGGCCTCGACGTGGTGTTCGTGGACCACATGCATTTGGTGTCGCCGTCCAACCCAAGGATTGTGGACCGCACCGCGATCATGGCTGATGTCAGCCCCGCGTTGAAGCTGCTCGCCATGGAGTTGGACGTGCCGGTGGTGGCCGCCGCCCAGCTCAACCGTGGCCCGTCTGCCCGCCCGGACAAGTTGCCGGAGTTGACCGACCTTAAAGGTTCGTCATCGATCGAGCAGGACTCCGACGTGGTGATTCTGCTGCACCGGCCCGACTACTACGACCACGATTCGCCCCGCCGTGGCGAGGTGGACTTCATTTTCGGCAAGAACCGCAACGGAGAGAAGGGCGTGGTCACGCTGGCCGCCCAACTGCACCTGTCCCGGTTCGTTGACATGGCCATTGCCTGA
- the terL gene encoding phage terminase large subunit has product MAGSLFAPTVDPFEAAARFFEPTPERECPWATPGEMALELDPKTVQTPALNMIDQALVDVAEGRCKRLMLAMPPQEGKSQRTSRRFPLWMLVRNPDLRIAIVSNSHGLARRWGRNIRDDIAEHSGKLNLTVNPASSAADEWEILGHQGGVFCVGIAGSLTGRPVDLLIIDDPYKNSEQADSKAWKETVQEFWTEVAIPRLGNNVAVVIIQTRWRNDDLSGWLQERDDGVDWRVLNIPAQADHDPNKGETDPLGREPGEFMISARGRSRTDWEQRKREAGSRSWNALFQGRPTPAEGNIFQREWWQSYGNPQWAEREDGSRLALGFDELIASWDMTFKNTEGTDYVCGQVWGRRGAEAYLLDQVHRRMTFVETLQAVRALSARWPQATAKLVEDKANGTAVINFLRRTVPGLIPVEPDGSKTARAAAVSPLVEAKNVFLPAPEIAPWVDDLIEEAAGFPNAAHDDRVDAMSQALNRLLINPLFVDDELFEDEDQADAEGSISLY; this is encoded by the coding sequence ATGGCGGGCTCACTGTTCGCCCCGACCGTCGACCCGTTCGAGGCCGCCGCGCGGTTCTTCGAGCCGACACCTGAGCGTGAATGCCCCTGGGCGACGCCCGGTGAGATGGCGTTGGAACTGGACCCGAAGACGGTCCAAACTCCGGCGCTGAACATGATCGACCAGGCGCTGGTGGATGTGGCCGAGGGCCGCTGCAAGCGACTCATGCTCGCCATGCCCCCTCAGGAGGGAAAGAGCCAGAGAACGTCCCGGCGGTTCCCGCTGTGGATGCTGGTCCGCAACCCCGACCTGCGGATCGCGATCGTGTCGAACAGTCACGGCCTCGCCCGGCGGTGGGGTCGGAACATCCGCGACGACATCGCCGAGCACAGCGGCAAACTGAACCTGACGGTCAATCCGGCATCGTCGGCAGCCGACGAGTGGGAAATCCTCGGCCACCAGGGCGGCGTCTTCTGTGTCGGCATCGCCGGCAGCTTGACGGGTCGTCCCGTTGACCTGCTGATCATCGATGATCCGTACAAGAACAGCGAGCAAGCCGACTCGAAGGCATGGAAAGAAACGGTCCAAGAGTTCTGGACCGAGGTCGCGATCCCCCGTCTCGGCAACAACGTCGCCGTGGTGATCATTCAGACGCGGTGGCGGAACGATGACCTGTCCGGCTGGCTGCAAGAGCGCGACGACGGCGTGGACTGGCGGGTCCTGAACATTCCTGCCCAGGCTGATCACGATCCGAACAAGGGTGAGACGGATCCGCTGGGCCGCGAGCCTGGCGAGTTCATGATTTCGGCGCGCGGCCGGTCGCGGACGGACTGGGAGCAGCGGAAGCGTGAGGCTGGTTCCCGGTCGTGGAATGCGCTGTTTCAGGGGCGTCCAACGCCGGCTGAGGGCAACATTTTCCAGCGGGAGTGGTGGCAGTCGTACGGCAACCCGCAGTGGGCCGAGCGGGAGGACGGTTCCCGTCTGGCGCTCGGCTTCGATGAGTTGATCGCCTCCTGGGATATGACGTTCAAGAACACCGAGGGCACCGACTACGTGTGCGGCCAGGTGTGGGGCCGGCGTGGCGCTGAGGCGTACCTGCTCGATCAGGTGCACCGGCGGATGACGTTCGTGGAAACGTTGCAGGCGGTGCGAGCACTGTCGGCACGCTGGCCTCAAGCCACAGCCAAACTGGTGGAAGACAAGGCCAACGGCACGGCGGTCATCAACTTTCTGCGCCGCACCGTGCCAGGGCTGATCCCTGTCGAGCCGGACGGGTCGAAGACTGCGCGTGCTGCTGCCGTGTCGCCGCTGGTGGAAGCCAAGAACGTGTTTCTGCCCGCGCCGGAGATCGCCCCGTGGGTTGATGACCTGATCGAAGAGGCGGCCGGGTTCCCGAACGCCGCCCACGACGACCGGGTGGACGCAATGTCGCAGGCCCTGAACCGGCTACTGATCAACCCGCTGTTCGTGGATGACGAGTTGTTCGAGGACGAAGACCAGGCCGACGCCGAAGGTTCGATCTCACTCTATTAG
- a CDS encoding capsid cement protein produces MAKNVIREIGNQLDVLVDHPENPKSSDIVRWGDLIGVALADKDPETGLTPVKFDGTVSIPVRGVNGSGNSAVASGNQLYYVDADTPPVSKKATGKLAGQAMGVVGSGATATIEIRLAG; encoded by the coding sequence ATGGCCAAGAACGTCATTCGTGAGATCGGCAACCAGCTTGATGTGCTGGTCGACCACCCCGAGAACCCCAAGTCCAGTGACATCGTCCGCTGGGGCGACCTGATCGGTGTCGCGCTCGCCGACAAGGACCCCGAGACGGGTCTGACCCCCGTCAAGTTCGACGGCACCGTGTCCATCCCGGTGCGCGGCGTCAACGGCTCCGGCAACAGTGCCGTCGCCTCCGGCAACCAGCTCTACTACGTGGACGCCGACACCCCGCCGGTCAGCAAGAAGGCCACCGGCAAGCTCGCCGGGCAGGCCATGGGGGTCGTCGGATCCGGCGCCACCGCCACCATCGAGATCCGGCTCGCCGGCTGA
- a CDS encoding HK97-gp10 family putative phage morphogenesis protein, translated as MVDIRVEGGRVELAAIEAKLRTKKTRIGSAGSQVVRRSTLAGVTSAKARSPVLTGFMRSSISHEFRGDGRAGLMEGVWGAEARYSRFVELGTRRQAPQPFIGPSLETVTPTFLRAVEAIGDPLD; from the coding sequence ATGGTTGACATCCGCGTGGAAGGCGGCCGGGTCGAACTGGCGGCGATCGAGGCGAAGCTACGCACCAAAAAGACTCGGATCGGGTCCGCCGGATCGCAGGTCGTACGACGGTCAACGCTGGCCGGGGTGACGTCCGCCAAGGCACGCTCGCCTGTCCTGACGGGCTTCATGAGGTCGTCTATCAGCCACGAGTTTCGTGGTGACGGGCGTGCCGGTCTGATGGAAGGTGTGTGGGGTGCTGAGGCCCGGTACTCCCGGTTCGTGGAGCTGGGCACGAGGCGTCAGGCGCCGCAGCCGTTCATCGGTCCTTCCCTGGAAACAGTCACGCCCACGTTTCTGCGCGCCGTTGAGGCGATCGGTGATCCGCTCGACTAG
- a CDS encoding DUF6093 family protein gives MPLPNSRLIHPRFEQHHRPVVEGSMTVEVRLSRPAMGGVRDKATGVTSFAADEQVWQGIAALRANDGGGPTVQADRVVALGGYLLRLPADAPAPHVRDVVDVLGGQVDPSLVGARLRVVSVPRNGLRWQRTVGCDIEQPINRQEA, from the coding sequence ATGCCGCTGCCGAACTCGCGCCTGATTCACCCTCGCTTCGAGCAGCACCACCGCCCTGTTGTTGAGGGTTCGATGACCGTTGAGGTGCGGTTGTCCCGCCCTGCGATGGGTGGTGTCCGCGACAAGGCGACCGGCGTGACCTCGTTCGCCGCCGACGAGCAGGTGTGGCAGGGCATAGCGGCGCTGCGCGCCAACGACGGCGGCGGGCCGACGGTGCAGGCCGATCGGGTGGTCGCGTTGGGCGGCTATCTGCTGCGGCTGCCCGCTGATGCCCCGGCACCGCACGTCCGTGATGTCGTGGATGTGCTCGGCGGCCAAGTGGATCCGAGCTTGGTGGGCGCGAGGCTGCGGGTGGTGTCCGTGCCCCGCAACGGCCTCCGCTGGCAGCGGACGGTCGGGTGTGACATCGAGCAGCCCATCAACCGGCAGGAGGCGTGA
- a CDS encoding Mu-like prophage major head subunit gpT family protein — MSNTMFEQRIEALDADSASVAAAFGGDQRVGDHARRGDPRWEQRLLEAQEFMHDVYTGRRGIHHFVEAMSTSDFPLLFADSLDRQLYGAYEATPTTWQNYARAATVNDFREVKRFATSGIRNLLTRVGELAEHPRRSQTEAEYKYAVHKYEAGFALSFEAMINDDLGAFRRLPQDLAQSARDSEEDFVTRLYVGPNGPLSDVYSGPNDNILAGNPPLSREALQAAITKLMKRKDERGNPIQVRAIELVVGTGLSLAANEIINATEYRAVGPNGDVTIIRGNGIGGNLRVNTNYFIDSVASTANADTSWFLFANPNGPRPALEFGRLRGYEAPALYEKIPDMRRLGGAEVPWSFNHGASEKKVQHIYGGSFVDPKMTIASNGTGS, encoded by the coding sequence ATGAGCAACACCATGTTCGAGCAGCGGATCGAGGCGCTGGACGCCGACTCCGCGAGCGTCGCTGCCGCGTTCGGCGGTGACCAGCGTGTCGGCGACCACGCCCGCCGGGGTGACCCCCGCTGGGAGCAGCGGCTCCTGGAAGCCCAGGAGTTCATGCACGACGTGTACACCGGACGCCGGGGCATCCACCACTTCGTGGAAGCCATGTCCACCAGCGACTTCCCGCTGCTGTTCGCCGACTCCCTCGACCGGCAGCTGTACGGGGCGTACGAGGCGACGCCAACCACGTGGCAGAACTACGCCCGCGCCGCCACCGTCAACGACTTCCGTGAGGTGAAGCGGTTCGCCACGTCGGGTATCCGGAACCTGCTGACCCGTGTGGGTGAGTTGGCGGAGCACCCGCGACGGTCGCAGACCGAGGCCGAGTACAAGTACGCGGTCCACAAGTACGAGGCGGGCTTCGCTCTCTCGTTCGAGGCAATGATCAACGACGATCTGGGGGCGTTCCGGCGGCTGCCGCAGGATCTCGCCCAGTCCGCCCGCGACAGCGAGGAAGACTTCGTCACCCGCCTGTACGTGGGCCCGAACGGGCCGCTGTCGGACGTGTACTCCGGCCCCAACGACAACATTCTCGCCGGCAACCCGCCGCTGTCCCGGGAGGCGTTGCAGGCCGCGATTACGAAGCTGATGAAGCGCAAGGACGAGCGCGGCAACCCCATCCAGGTCCGCGCCATCGAACTGGTGGTCGGCACCGGCCTGTCGCTGGCCGCCAACGAGATCATCAACGCGACCGAGTACCGGGCTGTCGGCCCGAACGGCGACGTGACGATCATCCGGGGCAACGGCATCGGCGGAAACCTGCGCGTCAACACCAACTACTTCATCGACTCGGTGGCGTCGACCGCCAACGCCGACACGTCGTGGTTCCTGTTCGCCAACCCGAACGGGCCCCGTCCGGCGCTGGAGTTCGGCCGGCTGCGCGGCTACGAAGCCCCCGCCCTGTACGAGAAGATCCCCGACATGCGGCGTCTGGGTGGCGCCGAGGTGCCGTGGAGCTTCAACCACGGCGCGTCGGAGAAGAAGGTTCAGCACATCTACGGCGGGTCGTTCGTGGACCCGAAGATGACGATCGCATCGAACGGCACCGGGTCCTGA
- a CDS encoding type II toxin-antitoxin system prevent-host-death family antitoxin, translated as MARRVMMGIQELRLRLRERVADVQRGIHTIFTRHGVPVAVLVDVDWYQRATEAIGEDPLGFETVPPPSKDNAET; from the coding sequence GTGGCGCGACGTGTGATGATGGGGATCCAGGAGCTGCGACTGCGGCTCAGAGAGCGCGTGGCCGACGTCCAGCGCGGCATTCACACCATCTTCACTCGCCACGGGGTGCCCGTGGCGGTACTCGTGGATGTCGACTGGTACCAGCGCGCGACCGAGGCGATCGGCGAGGATCCGTTGGGGTTTGAGACCGTGCCGCCGCCGAGCAAGGACAACGCCGAAACCTGA
- a CDS encoding PIG-L family deacetylase: MPHPDDETLAAGTVIAEHVAAGRDVHILLLTRGERSVVLEALNGGPAVGWWGVRHDPAVEGYEPLTEADFGAARYRELVAAVGCMGVPADKIHEAGLPNEGVTINSAKAAIVATANQIGGDVGLWAPSHTVDNHTDHLAAGRAVRQLGTDDPVRWWDRRYYVLPMYWSDARLSQVDWWWDTPNNADVAARARNAVRAYQGWSPRTGSYAIGWQSTYAPFRTIEQTPKSMVHR, from the coding sequence GTGCCGCATCCTGATGATGAGACGCTGGCGGCGGGGACTGTGATCGCCGAGCATGTGGCGGCGGGCAGGGACGTGCACATCCTGCTGCTGACCCGGGGTGAGCGGTCGGTGGTGTTGGAGGCCCTCAACGGCGGCCCGGCGGTGGGCTGGTGGGGGGTGCGACACGACCCGGCAGTCGAGGGGTATGAGCCTTTGACCGAGGCCGATTTCGGGGCGGCACGCTATCGGGAGTTGGTGGCGGCGGTCGGCTGTATGGGCGTACCCGCCGACAAGATCCACGAAGCGGGGCTGCCCAACGAAGGTGTCACGATCAACAGCGCCAAAGCGGCGATCGTCGCCACCGCCAACCAGATTGGCGGGGACGTCGGCCTGTGGGCCCCGAGCCACACCGTCGACAACCACACCGACCACCTGGCGGCCGGCAGGGCGGTGCGGCAGCTCGGCACCGACGACCCGGTCCGCTGGTGGGACCGCCGCTACTACGTGCTGCCCATGTACTGGTCGGATGCCCGGCTGAGCCAAGTCGACTGGTGGTGGGACACCCCCAACAACGCGGACGTCGCCGCCAGGGCACGTAACGCCGTCAGGGCGTATCAGGGCTGGTCGCCGCGCACCGGCAGCTACGCCATCGGCTGGCAGTCGACGTACGCGCCTTTCAGGACCATCGAGCAGACACCCAAGTCGATGGTGCACCGCTAG
- a CDS encoding DUF6221 family protein: MTHELVPWLAEQIDAAETRTRKLLTEAQRNDLAVKDPRLLGRYIPGWHDWPDVERVCRDRLADLDAKRRILGLVTDCGPSWQDGYTEAYRDVVRLLAAAFAGESGYRTEWGPQ; encoded by the coding sequence GTGACCCACGAACTGGTGCCGTGGCTCGCCGAGCAGATCGACGCCGCCGAAACCCGCACCCGCAAGCTGCTCACCGAAGCGCAACGCAACGATCTTGCGGTGAAAGACCCGCGACTACTCGGCCGATACATCCCCGGCTGGCACGACTGGCCCGACGTCGAACGGGTCTGCCGCGACCGGCTTGCCGACCTTGATGCCAAACGGCGAATCCTCGGGCTGGTCACCGACTGCGGCCCAAGCTGGCAGGACGGCTACACCGAGGCGTACCGGGACGTTGTGCGGCTGCTCGCTGCCGCGTTCGCAGGCGAGTCCGGCTACCGCACCGAATGGGGGCCGCAGTGA
- a CDS encoding WhiB family transcriptional regulator, whose translation MASTATLPSRRTATLPCSIDPEKWYDQDQEQAAKADCGACPARETCLLLALRTDEPWGVWGGFTTVERARIAAGSIPRPCRHCHLPCVPRRAQHASCDRCADEHASRNRVEDVDAVSQLAAAGQTDPDIAARLGWKVWQVKEFRKKHSIVSRWPNGGGCRKQPADLAPCGTNAAYRRHKRRGEPVDEACLVAERRKAAAYYRSSKAKTRRQ comes from the coding sequence ATGGCGAGCACGGCCACCCTTCCCAGCCGCCGCACCGCCACACTCCCCTGCTCCATCGACCCCGAAAAGTGGTACGACCAAGACCAGGAACAGGCCGCCAAAGCCGACTGCGGCGCATGCCCCGCCCGCGAAACCTGCCTACTGCTCGCCCTGCGCACCGACGAGCCGTGGGGTGTGTGGGGTGGCTTCACCACCGTCGAACGGGCACGCATCGCCGCCGGCAGCATCCCCCGCCCCTGCCGCCACTGCCATCTGCCGTGTGTGCCTCGCCGCGCCCAGCACGCCTCCTGTGACCGTTGCGCCGACGAACACGCCAGCCGCAACCGGGTTGAGGACGTGGATGCCGTCTCACAGTTGGCGGCTGCCGGGCAGACCGACCCTGACATTGCGGCCCGGCTGGGCTGGAAGGTGTGGCAGGTGAAGGAGTTTCGTAAGAAGCACAGCATCGTCTCGCGGTGGCCGAACGGTGGCGGATGCCGTAAGCAGCCTGCCGACCTTGCGCCGTGCGGTACGAACGCCGCGTATCGGCGGCATAAGCGTCGGGGGGAGCCGGTGGATGAGGCGTGTTTGGTGGCGGAGCGGCGGAAGGCTGCCGCGTATTACCGCAGCAGTAAGGCGAAGACGCGGCGGCAGTGA
- a CDS encoding helix-turn-helix domain-containing protein has translation MGGGCVGVKLVNEVLDHAPADWTQAERLFIAVLAEKARDNTRRAWPGQATIMRRTGLKADSITRLCHRLAAKGWELREQLGVDRKGKPVFAYRGKAAVYAIPAMCPLGDHDPDRCFPTKARTVVRPFSDDKTPEGEPDTDESPDEGPAIDEESPDEGPAFDPPAPEESPDGGPGISEKGRTVVRESPDGGPALTVIEPSNFNPQTPTTANPPIPKPRTTDDVIAWSVANNPSPARTATNPPHVGRQKPLFAKTDVKISDREQVILDWLRENDYPEATPADAKAVDKKARKMWPGKNVGYLRGVAANSGFENLYRKVREERAEKVADQIRHLEATKPACAHGTPAGNEPHPTHGTMLCPQCRAGIPPKPDEPTTPAPVAAAIDAFRREYGGYLATYDLIIVTQQIAALHAAGATEQQLVTVAATAAKTGAGVLAAAARKDS, from the coding sequence GTGGGAGGGGGATGCGTGGGCGTGAAGCTCGTCAACGAGGTGCTGGACCACGCACCCGCCGACTGGACGCAGGCCGAGCGGCTGTTCATCGCCGTGCTCGCCGAGAAGGCCCGCGACAACACGCGCCGCGCGTGGCCGGGCCAGGCGACGATCATGCGGCGTACCGGGTTGAAGGCCGACAGCATCACCCGCTTGTGCCACCGCCTGGCCGCCAAGGGCTGGGAGTTGCGCGAGCAGTTGGGGGTGGACCGGAAGGGTAAGCCGGTGTTCGCCTACCGGGGCAAGGCGGCGGTGTACGCGATTCCGGCGATGTGTCCTCTCGGCGACCACGATCCGGACCGCTGCTTCCCCACAAAAGCCCGGACGGTGGTCCGGCCTTTCTCTGATGACAAGACGCCCGAGGGTGAGCCGGACACGGACGAAAGCCCGGACGAGGGTCCGGCCATAGACGAAGAAAGCCCGGACGAGGGTCCGGCCTTCGACCCGCCCGCACCCGAGGAAAGCCCGGACGGTGGTCCGGGCATTAGCGAGAAAGGCCGGACGGTGGTCCGGGAAAGCCCGGACGGTGGTCCGGCCCTAACCGTCATAGAACCCTCAAACTTCAACCCTCAAACCCCGACGACGGCCAACCCTCCGATCCCCAAGCCGCGAACCACCGACGACGTCATCGCCTGGTCCGTCGCTAACAACCCGTCACCGGCCCGCACCGCCACCAACCCGCCGCACGTCGGCCGACAGAAGCCGCTGTTCGCCAAAACCGACGTGAAGATCAGCGACCGGGAACAGGTCATCCTCGACTGGCTGCGGGAGAACGACTACCCCGAAGCCACCCCCGCCGATGCCAAGGCCGTCGACAAGAAGGCCCGCAAGATGTGGCCCGGCAAGAACGTCGGCTATCTGCGCGGGGTCGCCGCCAACAGCGGCTTCGAGAACCTGTACCGCAAGGTCCGCGAGGAACGCGCCGAGAAGGTCGCCGACCAGATCCGGCACCTGGAAGCCACCAAACCGGCCTGCGCCCACGGCACCCCCGCCGGCAACGAACCCCACCCCACCCACGGCACCATGCTGTGCCCCCAATGCCGGGCCGGCATCCCCCCGAAGCCCGACGAACCCACCACCCCCGCCCCTGTAGCTGCCGCCATTGATGCGTTCCGGCGCGAATACGGCGGCTACCTCGCCACCTACGACCTGATCATCGTCACGCAGCAGATCGCCGCCCTACATGCCGCAGGCGCCACCGAACAGCAACTCGTGACCGTCGCGGCCACCGCAGCCAAAACCGGCGCCGGCGTTCTCGCCGCCGCAGCACGGAAGGACTCCTAG
- a CDS encoding helix-turn-helix transcriptional regulator → MTTTSLPRPRVHTCQRHRRYQAGCPGCQQRTAESARNRTRLAAYSQWDRALIDTTPARNHITQLQRHGMSRRAIADAAGVSPSGIDAIANGQRARAAQFTVDAICGVRPRHTTPTRRVPAHGATRRLQALTLAGWPTGMLADRLDTTVPHVQRWRCGTFRQVTVNNHLAVAQLADLLAGRQGPCWNARRHARRRRWATVADWGGRIDDPQAQPEPMLLPDDLVDMFVVAEAAAGRVPVSRLTPAELPHLYLLWCQHEVAAGRTPGQKPFARTFGVTEWQARQIAHRAAQLDTKPNHSDPCRISGKVA, encoded by the coding sequence ATGACCACCACCAGCCTGCCCCGGCCGCGCGTCCACACCTGCCAGCGGCACCGCCGATACCAAGCAGGCTGCCCCGGCTGCCAACAACGCACCGCCGAATCCGCCCGCAACCGCACCCGCCTCGCCGCCTACAGCCAATGGGACCGGGCCCTCATCGACACCACACCCGCCCGCAACCACATCACCCAACTACAGCGGCACGGCATGAGCCGCCGCGCCATCGCCGACGCCGCCGGTGTCTCCCCGTCCGGTATCGACGCCATCGCCAACGGCCAACGAGCCCGAGCAGCCCAGTTCACAGTCGACGCCATCTGCGGTGTCCGGCCCCGCCACACCACCCCCACCCGGCGCGTACCAGCCCACGGCGCCACCCGACGGCTACAGGCGCTCACCCTCGCGGGCTGGCCCACCGGCATGTTGGCCGACCGGCTCGACACCACCGTGCCGCACGTGCAGCGGTGGCGGTGCGGCACCTTCCGGCAAGTCACGGTCAACAACCATCTGGCGGTCGCCCAGTTGGCTGATCTGCTCGCCGGACGGCAGGGGCCGTGTTGGAACGCCCGCCGGCATGCGCGGCGCCGACGGTGGGCGACCGTCGCCGACTGGGGTGGCCGCATCGATGACCCGCAGGCGCAGCCGGAGCCGATGCTGCTGCCCGATGACCTGGTCGACATGTTTGTGGTGGCGGAGGCTGCGGCCGGTCGTGTGCCGGTGTCTCGTCTCACGCCCGCCGAACTGCCGCACCTGTATCTGCTGTGGTGCCAGCACGAGGTTGCGGCCGGTCGCACACCCGGCCAGAAGCCGTTCGCTCGCACGTTCGGGGTGACGGAGTGGCAGGCCCGGCAGATCGCCCACCGGGCCGCCCAGCTCGACACCAAACCCAACCACTCAGACCCGTGCCGTATCAGCGGAAAGGTGGCCTGA